The following proteins are co-located in the Longimicrobium sp. genome:
- the mqnB gene encoding futalosine hydrolase produces the protein MTASTAPLALVCSVPFECERLRAALDGAEDVLVGRKPGWAGRLDGTPVVLLPGGMGKTNAAHALTALLETRAVSGVIGFGIGGAYPGSGLEIGSIALATSAIYGDEGVEAPGGWISTEEIGIPLWQTGETRKFNEFPLDAVRVERARAALEHAGTVVRTGPFVTVSACSGTDALGRERAGRFGAVCEGMEGAALAHVAAIYQVPFLELRAVSNHVENRDMGRWRIREAAEAAQAAVRVVARALARPS, from the coding sequence GTGACCGCATCCACCGCTCCCCTGGCCCTGGTCTGCTCCGTTCCGTTCGAGTGCGAGCGCCTTCGCGCGGCACTGGACGGCGCGGAAGACGTGCTCGTCGGGCGGAAGCCGGGGTGGGCGGGGCGGCTGGACGGAACCCCCGTCGTCCTGCTTCCCGGGGGGATGGGAAAGACCAACGCCGCCCACGCGCTGACCGCCCTGCTGGAGACGCGCGCCGTGTCGGGGGTGATCGGCTTCGGGATCGGCGGCGCGTACCCGGGCTCGGGGCTGGAGATCGGTTCCATCGCCCTGGCGACGAGCGCCATCTACGGCGACGAGGGCGTGGAGGCCCCGGGCGGATGGATTTCGACGGAGGAGATCGGGATCCCGCTCTGGCAGACGGGCGAGACGCGGAAGTTCAACGAGTTTCCGCTGGACGCGGTGCGGGTGGAACGCGCACGGGCGGCCCTGGAGCACGCCGGGACGGTCGTGCGGACCGGTCCGTTCGTGACCGTGTCGGCCTGCTCGGGGACGGACGCGCTGGGGCGCGAACGGGCGGGGCGGTTCGGCGCGGTGTGCGAGGGGATGGAGGGTGCGGCGCTGGCGCACGTGGCGGCCATCTACCAGGTGCCGTTCCTGGAGCTGCGGGCCGTCAGCAACCACGTCGAGAACCGCGACATGGGCCGCTGGCGCATCCGCGAGGCCGCCGAAGCCGCGCAGGCCGCGGTCCGCGTCGTGGCGCGGGCCCTCGCGCGGCCGAGTTGA
- a CDS encoding DUF4956 domain-containing protein, whose protein sequence is MAQHSKKQTGITSGPPPVVAPGESETLLSAPPAPATPATATAAAPVRTSRPGRMQTDDAQPPAHHRLLERVVDARSYPFLRVIAYYVLVSALMSLAVYYSPTVREAILSPVALPLERGGDLAAGPVGDYGARISLQEAGQRALGTVLVILGALLLVVPVAWVYMLTKRFRYDPALVASVIILPIVVAGIALVVKNSIALAFALAGIVAAVRFRNTLEDPRDAVYIFLVIGIGLSSGVQALDVALAMSFAFNLVVLTVWKFNVGSIYSGRYARTGILSVGPQRLLMAQEPEAQRTVRRRMLDKASDVKTDGILLVHSSQPDVARMTVQEALADMAKDWQLVDVVSRDDGMSTLEYLVRLKRNGSAAGIVGALDERWSEQVAAAEYVPFRARRKKRKGR, encoded by the coding sequence ATGGCCCAACACTCCAAGAAGCAAACCGGCATCACCAGCGGCCCTCCGCCCGTGGTCGCTCCGGGCGAATCCGAGACGCTGCTCTCCGCGCCGCCAGCGCCCGCCACCCCGGCGACGGCGACGGCTGCGGCGCCCGTGCGCACGTCGCGTCCCGGGCGGATGCAGACGGACGACGCACAGCCGCCCGCGCATCACCGCCTGCTGGAGCGCGTGGTCGACGCGCGCTCGTATCCGTTCCTGCGCGTGATCGCCTACTACGTGTTGGTCTCGGCGCTGATGTCGCTGGCCGTGTACTACAGCCCCACCGTGCGCGAGGCCATCCTGTCGCCCGTGGCGCTGCCGCTGGAGCGGGGCGGAGACCTGGCGGCGGGCCCCGTGGGCGACTACGGCGCGCGCATTTCGCTGCAGGAAGCCGGGCAGCGCGCGCTGGGCACCGTGCTCGTCATCCTGGGCGCGCTGCTGCTGGTGGTGCCCGTGGCGTGGGTGTACATGCTCACCAAGCGCTTCCGGTACGACCCCGCGCTGGTGGCCTCGGTGATCATCCTGCCCATCGTGGTGGCGGGGATCGCGCTCGTCGTGAAGAACAGCATCGCCCTGGCCTTTGCGCTGGCCGGCATCGTGGCGGCCGTGCGCTTCCGCAACACGCTCGAAGACCCCCGCGACGCCGTCTACATCTTTCTGGTGATCGGCATCGGCCTGTCGTCGGGGGTGCAGGCGCTCGACGTGGCCCTGGCCATGTCGTTCGCCTTCAACCTGGTGGTGCTCACGGTCTGGAAGTTCAACGTGGGCTCCATCTACAGCGGCCGGTACGCGCGCACCGGCATCCTGTCGGTGGGCCCGCAGCGGCTGCTGATGGCGCAGGAGCCCGAGGCGCAGCGAACCGTGCGCAGGCGGATGCTGGACAAGGCCAGCGACGTGAAGACCGACGGCATCCTGCTGGTGCACAGCAGCCAGCCCGACGTGGCCCGCATGACGGTGCAGGAGGCGCTGGCCGACATGGCCAAGGACTGGCAGCTGGTAGACGTGGTGAGCCGCGACGACGGGATGAGCACGCTGGAATATCTCGTGCGGCTGAAGCGCAACGGGAGCGCCGCGGGAATCGTGGGCGCGCTCGACGAGCGCTGGTCGGAGCAGGTGGCCGCGGCGGAGTACGTTCCGTTCCGCGCGCGGCGCAAGAAGCGCAAGGGCCGCTGA
- a CDS encoding metallophosphoesterase family protein → MNGRTISRRAARLGCAAAMLMGVSACGSPVAGLGRLAGVLAPEDSVVLNLVLIGDAGLPNPAGEPVLNALRDEIAPAPDRSFVVFLGDNLYPVGLGDTATAEGREGLRIIRAQMAPLLETGTRGVFVPGNHDWAQGASVGLEHVTRQARFINANGGGRVTMEPRDGCPGPVVLDIDGVLRLIPVDTHWWLHPSQKPGPGSRCRPATEQGVIDSLRVALATAGDLRTVVVAHHPLVSGGQHGGYFDWPTYLFPLHPWARLAGLFARQDVTGREYRHMATSLQRAFVVDTPMVYAAGHEHNLQVFRREPAKYMLVSGGGIYGHTTPTRRITGIRYIREASGYQRISILADGRMRLSVVVVNADGSRHEDYSQWLDVPTIERPQPDSTAPPPSAATGGGR, encoded by the coding sequence ATGAACGGCAGGACGATTTCGCGGCGCGCGGCCCGGCTGGGGTGCGCGGCCGCCATGCTGATGGGGGTTTCGGCGTGTGGCTCGCCCGTGGCCGGGCTGGGCCGCCTGGCCGGCGTGCTGGCGCCCGAAGACTCGGTGGTCCTCAACCTGGTGCTGATCGGCGACGCGGGCCTTCCCAACCCCGCCGGCGAGCCGGTGCTGAACGCGCTGCGCGACGAGATCGCCCCGGCGCCCGACCGCAGCTTCGTGGTGTTCCTGGGCGACAACCTCTATCCCGTCGGCCTGGGCGACACGGCGACGGCTGAGGGGCGCGAGGGGCTGCGCATCATCCGCGCACAGATGGCGCCCCTGCTGGAAACGGGAACGCGCGGCGTGTTCGTGCCGGGCAACCACGACTGGGCGCAGGGCGCCTCCGTCGGGCTGGAGCACGTCACCCGCCAGGCGCGCTTCATCAACGCCAACGGCGGCGGGCGGGTGACGATGGAGCCGCGCGACGGCTGCCCCGGCCCCGTGGTCCTGGACATCGACGGCGTGCTGCGGCTGATCCCCGTCGACACCCACTGGTGGCTGCACCCGTCGCAGAAGCCCGGTCCCGGCAGCCGATGCCGGCCGGCGACGGAGCAGGGCGTCATCGACTCGCTGCGCGTGGCCCTGGCCACGGCGGGCGACCTGCGCACGGTGGTCGTGGCGCACCACCCGCTGGTGAGCGGGGGGCAGCACGGCGGCTACTTCGACTGGCCCACGTACCTGTTCCCGCTGCACCCCTGGGCGCGCCTGGCCGGCCTCTTCGCCCGGCAGGACGTCACCGGCCGCGAGTACCGCCACATGGCCACGTCGCTGCAGCGCGCCTTCGTCGTCGACACGCCGATGGTGTACGCCGCCGGGCACGAGCACAACCTGCAGGTGTTCCGCCGCGAGCCCGCCAAGTACATGCTGGTCAGCGGCGGGGGCATCTACGGCCACACCACGCCCACGCGGCGCATCACCGGCATCCGCTACATCCGCGAGGCCAGCGGCTACCAGCGCATCTCCATCCTGGCGGACGGGCGCATGCGGCTGAGCGTGGTGGTGGTGAACGCCGACGGCAGCCGGCATGAAGACTACTCGCAGTGGCTGGACGTGCCGACCATCGAGCGTCCCCAACCCGATTCCACCGCGCCGCCGCCATCCGCCGCGACGGGGGGCGGCCGATGA